TGCTCACACCTTAATGCGGCGTTATGTACTTTGGAGAAAATATGGAAGTAGTCACTACTGAAAAACACGTCTCAGAATATCCTAATCCGTTTTATTTGAAACAAGGCGATAAAGTAACTCTCGGTGCAATTGACGACGAGTTTCCCAATTGGATCCTTATAACCAGTAGCGAAGAGGCGCAAGGTTGGGCTCCAGTTCAATATATCGAAAAGATTGAAGGGGTCTCTGAAGGTATTTTGCTTAAAGACTATGACAATGTTGAGCTAAATACCGTCATTGGTGAAAAGTTGTCAGTACTATTTGAACTCAATGAGTGGTATCGAGTTTCGAGGGCAACGGGTGAAGTCGGTTGGGTACCAGTGCGCTCGGTAAAGCGTACATAACAAATTTTTCAAGATGGATTCGCAACGCATGGCATTTTTACTATGCATTGATTTTAGTGCTTAAGGTGGTGTGCGGAGGCATCGGTATTGCGTTGCTCACACCTTAACCGAGCGTTATATTTCACAGGGGTAATTCGTGAACTCCCACACAACCGTTATTGTTGATTGGCATGGCCCATATAGCTACAACGAAGTTGAAGAAGAGCCAGAGCGAGGAAATGGGCTTTACCTTGCCACAGGAAAATTAAAATATGGGCGAGAGTCGACCATTCAATACTGTGGCATTACTGAGGGAAGCTTCATTGGGAGATTTAAAAACCACTACAAAGTGCGTGAAATAAATCGAGAGCAAGAATTCTGGCTAGGCACTATCCAGTACCCTGGAGACGCCTCGAGACATTTTCTTGAAATAGCAGAGTCAATAATTATTTACTTCTGGCAGCCCGCCCTTAACGAAAGAAAAAGGGTGCACGTCCCCAGGTCAATCACCTTAGTAAACAAATGGTTCAAAAAGGATGGGACGCCCCGCCGAAGGCAGCACACCATGTGTAAGCATCTCGACGATGTAATATCTTGGGATGGCGAGCTTTGGAGAAGCGGAAATCTTCAAGTTTGGGATGAGTAAACTATAAAAATACACTCAACTTTCGCTCACTCCGTTTTCTGGACAGCAAAGAGCTATGATTTTATATGCCCGTTAGCTTAATCGTTAGGCGAAAGGAAGCACTTGATTGAATATTAAAGAAAAGCTGGAAGAGCTAAAAAATATTCCTTGTCCTGTCCAGTTTAAAGGACTGCCTGAAAATGGAACTTTAGAAATACAATGCTTCACAAAAGACAATGAATTATCATGTTCCCATGGCGGTACTAAGTATCTAATATTTGCCGTAACCACTGATGGTTGGGATCTGTTAATCGAGTCAGACTCTAGTGAAGGTGTCATCTTTCAGAGAGAGATGGATGATATTGATACAATTGGTATAACTATAAAACAGTTGCTTGAGGCTCATAATGTTACATTGTAAATTCTCCCCCAAAAAATCAATAAACTACAGGCTAGACATCCACTGCGCCACCCATTTTATGCTTTAATCGCATAAAATTATCAGCACAGCTCCGGTACCTTGGCGGAGCGTTACTGTATATAGGGACTATGGAAAAACTTCTAGAAACACTAAAATCAATGGATCAGGACGAGCTTGATAGGATCCTGGATAGCAGAGACGAAGATCAATTTGATACAGCATGGATTGAACTTCACCAAAGCACTTCTGGTATAGACGTACCATTTGAGAATAGAGAACTGTTTCTCAAGTTGTCCAAAGCGACAAGTTGCCATGAGATATGCTCATATATATCAGATGATTTCGAGCTTATCAGTAAAGCCGAAGCGCTTGGGATAGAGTCAGCGTTCTTGAATTATTTAAAATGTAGCTACGAGCAGGGCCTAGTCCCGAGTGAATGGCAAGGATAACAGGGCGGTGCAATCGCACTATGGGCTAGATGCGACTATACGGCCATGCCTAAGAAACTAAATATTGCAATAAAATAGAGAGCGCAAGGCTCTCCTGAAGTGATTCATTTATAATAGCTGCAATAGCAGGCTTTGTTCCTTGAGATTGCTATTGGCAAAATCAGCAGTGTTTTTATCCTATATTATGAAGAGATCTTCAGTAGCACTGTTGGAAATTAGTTGTCTCATCTTCCGGCGATTGAGAACGGGCTGCAACGCTGAGTTCTAGTGCAATACTCTCGGCTCTGGCTCTTGCATTGGCTACTGAAATTCTGTGCCTTTCATCACCAAACTCTTGGTACTCAGCGGCAATCTCATATATCGTGTCTGCTCCTAGATATTTACTCAATGTCCGCAGATGCGGTACCAGGTGACCAGAGCTTTCTCTTATACCTCCCTTTTCAAAACCATACTCACCGCTGGACGTTACAATGATCAATGTCTTACCGGAAAGCATAGGCTGCAACGGGTAGTCCCCCCGTGCGAGATCAAAATCGAAGGTTTTATTTATACGAACAATTTGATCGAACCAGGCTTTTAGCTGAGCTGGCATACCATAGTTATACATGGGTGAGGAAATCAAGATAACATCGGCAGCTGATACTTCTGCTATCAGCTTATCTGATAAGGCCAATCTTTCTTTCTGTGCCGGGGTCCTTTTTTCCTCAGGGGTAAATACCGCACCAATCCAGTCTTGCGTGATGAAATCAGGTGGATTTACGCCAACATCACGATATATATACTCGTCCCCTGGTCGATTCTTTCTCCATGTCTCGATAAATCGCAGAGCGATATTCTTCGATATGGAATCGTGATCGGGGTTAGGGTTGCTTGCAGCTCTAACACTTGAGTCGATATGTAATAATGTGCTCATGTTCCTTACCTTAGTTAGTTCATAACAGGGGCTATTTTGTAAGCCTCTGTCGGAGTGGGCAAACGAGAAATCCGCACTTGTAGATGAATTTAAATCATCTATAATCTCGACCAGGCAGTTATGGATATGGAGATTAGAGTTGCAGGTATCGTTGCAGGCACTGAAAGCTTTTGAGTCGGCAGCCCGTCTGGGAAGTTTCAAGTTGGCTGCAGAAGAACTTTCGCTTACTCCAACAGCCATTTCACACCACATTAGTAACCTGGAAAGTCGGCTAAATGTGAATCTGTTTCATCGACTGGGAAGACGGATATCACTAACTGGAGCCGGTGTACTACTAGCCAAAGCAACCTCTGATGGATTTCGGAAAATTGACAGTGCTTTGGATGAGGTGATGAAGGCTGGCAGTGCGGTCAGGGTCACGACAACATCGTCATTGGCAGCTATGGTACTGATACCTTCCCAGCATGAGTTTGAACAAGCCAACCCTGATGTTTCTTTGGAAATCTCGACCGGCGAGTTGGTCGACAGCCAATCATATATTGTCCCCATTCGGTTAGGTGATGTCTCAGTCGCCGAGAATGCCGATGTCATTAAAATTGAATCATTCAATGTATTTGGTGCTTATGGAATGGCCCCTCCTTCTTGGTCAGGCGATCCCATTACTCTTTTTACAACTGAGTGGAAAAATAGAGTGCTGCCGGATCCTCCACTAGCTGCTTGGTTGGAAGAAAATGGCCTTGATGGTTCCAATATTAAACTCAGAAAGTTTGATCAAGAGCTTTTCGGCATTCAACAGGCTATGGCAGGAAATGGGCTGGTTTTCTGCTCTACGACACTCACTAAGAGATTGCTAGAATCCAACCTTCTACAGCAGTTTGAAACTAGACCGGTCAAGTCAAACCTATGCTATTACGTGCCAAACAAGGATAGCTTCGAGACTAGAAGTGCTACCAGATTTATAAATTGGATTGACGACATTTTGAACCAGTGATCCAACTCGTTGAGTATCAGCAGGGAAAAGTTCCCACAAAAAAGGCTACCACAGCCGCAAACATCTACTTGGCGCTTCCAGCTTTTCAGTTGGCTGGATATCATTTGAAAACGTATCTCATCAACCAATAACTAGAGGCTCCATGACATTAAGACCAGAGTTGCAACCAAAAGATGTTGATCCCGTATTACTTGAACGTTTAGCGACGCTGGCAGATGAAATTGATGGCGGTGAGAAAGATGAGTGCCTTGATAAAGTGCTCGAATTCAACTCTCTATCCGAAACCAACCACCGGTTTATCGATTTTCAGGGACTCTACGGTGGTAGCGGCCACGAGGATTGGACACGTCGATTACTTATACTTAAATCGATAGTGCCTCAGCCCGACATTACCAGAAATGAATTAAT
The Gallaecimonas xiamenensis 3-C-1 genome window above contains:
- a CDS encoding FMN-dependent NADH-azoreductase — its product is MSTLLHIDSSVRAASNPNPDHDSISKNIALRFIETWRKNRPGDEYIYRDVGVNPPDFITQDWIGAVFTPEEKRTPAQKERLALSDKLIAEVSAADVILISSPMYNYGMPAQLKAWFDQIVRINKTFDFDLARGDYPLQPMLSGKTLIIVTSSGEYGFEKGGIRESSGHLVPHLRTLSKYLGADTIYEIAAEYQEFGDERHRISVANARARAESIALELSVAARSQSPEDETTNFQQCY
- a CDS encoding LysR family transcriptional regulator; this translates as MQVSLQALKAFESAARLGSFKLAAEELSLTPTAISHHISNLESRLNVNLFHRLGRRISLTGAGVLLAKATSDGFRKIDSALDEVMKAGSAVRVTTTSSLAAMVLIPSQHEFEQANPDVSLEISTGELVDSQSYIVPIRLGDVSVAENADVIKIESFNVFGAYGMAPPSWSGDPITLFTTEWKNRVLPDPPLAAWLEENGLDGSNIKLRKFDQELFGIQQAMAGNGLVFCSTTLTKRLLESNLLQQFETRPVKSNLCYYVPNKDSFETRSATRFINWIDDILNQ